In Desulfobulbaceae bacterium DB1, the DNA window AATACGGCCCGCGGCATGGGGCTGATGGATGAGCCGCGCTACATTCTTGATAACGTTGTTCCCAAATGGTACGAAATGCCGGAAAACACCATCCGCGAAAAAACCTTCTGCTGCGGCAGCGGCACCGGTCTCAACACCGGTGAGATCATGGAACTGAGAATGCGTTCCGGTCTCCCCAGGGCCAATGCGGTCAAGCACGTGGAGGAAAAATTCGGGGTCAACACGCTGGCCTGCGTCTGCGCCATCGACCGCGCGACCCTGTCGGCGCTCATGGATTACTGGAATCCGAATGTGAAGGTTTGCGGACTTTCGGAACTGGTGGGCAACTCGCTCATTATGGACGGCGAAAAAGAGAGGGAAACGGATCTCCGATTCGAGCCTCTTGTAGGAATGGAGGGATAATTCTATGTACGATAGAGGAAAAATTATTCCCGGCCTGATTATTTTCGTTGGCCTGATGTTGTTCGCCATCTTCAATAACGCCGGGAAAAAAGTCGAGGCACCCAAACTGGAGAAACCGGTCGGCTATAAGGAATGTGTGAAGCCGATTGACTATATGAAACAATCACACATGGTACTGCTCAACGAATGGCGTGATGAAGTCATCCGTGAAGGAAAACGTGAAATGATTGAAGTTGAGGGCAAACTGTACGAGAAAAGCCTGCAGAACGGCTGTATGCATTGCCACACCAGCAAGAAAAAATTCTGTGATGTTTGCCATACCTTTGCTTCTGTTTATCCATACTGCTGGGACTGCCATGTCGCACCCCAGGCAGATGCGGCACTTGAGGAGGCGAAATAATGGATAGCTCAAGAAGAAAATTCCTTAAGATTGCCGGTATCTCGGCAGTAGCCGGAGTTGCCGCGCCGTCTGCCCTGAATATGCTGTTGAACAAAAACGCCCAGGCCTCTTCCGAAGCCGGTCACGGCGCACCTGCGGCAGCAGGGCACGGCGGGCACGGTGAAGCGGCGCCAACGGGCAAGCGTTACGGCCTGGTGATCGACGCCGGTAAATTCCATGAAAATGCAGGACTGGCTGAAAAATGCATAGAAGCCTGCCATTCCTATCACAACGTTCCTGATTTCGGCAACAAAAAGGACGAGATCAAGTGGCTGTGGCAGGAACCTTTCATGAACGCCTTCCCAGAGGAAAGCCACTACAAGAAAGATGACAGGGCGCTTTCCATGAAGTTTCTCGTCACCTGCAACCATTGCGACAACCCTCCCTGTGTCAGGGCCTGCCCCACCAAGGCAACCTTTAAAAACGAGGACGGCGTGGTCATGATGGACTTCCATCGCTGTATCGGCTGCCGTTTCTGCATGGCCGCCTGCCCGTACGGGTCGCGAAGCTTCAACTGGCGTGATCCCCGGGGAACGCTTGACGGCGTGCCGTTCATCGAGAAGGTGAATCCCCTGTTCCCCACCAGAATGCGCGGTGTTGTCGAAAAGTGCAGCTTCTGCGCCCACCGTCTGGCCAAGGGACAGTTGCCGCTCTGCGTGGAGGCAACCGGTGATACAAAGGCAATGGTCTTTGGTGACCTGAACGATCCGAACTCCGAAGTATCCCAGGTTCTGCGGTCGCGGTTCACCATTCAACGGAAACCCGCTTTGGGCACCAAGCCCTCAGTATTTTACATAATCTAAGGTGATCCGATATGTTAGAAAAATCGCTCAAAGGTAACTTGGGATACTGGGCTTGGGTTCTGCTACTGCTTAGTATCATTGGGGTGGGCGTCATCTGCTATGTTGTCCAGTTTAATTACGGTCTTGGCGCCACCGGCATGAGCCGCGATGTGACCTGGGGTGTGTATATTTCCCAGTTCACCTTCCTGGTCGGTGTCGCCGCCGGTGGTTTGATGCTGGTTCTGCCCTACTATCTTCATCACTATAAGGAATTCGGCAGGATTACCATCCTCGGCGAATTCATGGCCATTGCCGCCGTCGCCATGTGTCTGCTTTTCATCATGGCCGACCTCGGCCAGCCCATGCGAGCGCTGAACGTGGTCTTTCATCCGACTCCGAACTCCATGCTCTTCTACGACATGATCGTTCTGAACGGCTATCTGTTCCTGAACATCATCTGCGGCTGGGTTATTCTCCACTCGGAGTACAAGGGCATCAAGTATCCGAAATGGGTCAAGCCTTTTATTTACATTTCCATCCCCTGGGCTGTTAGTATCCACACCGTAACCGCTTTCCTGTACTGCGGTCTGCCCGGACGCCATTTCTGGCTCACCGCCATTCTGGCCCCGCGCTTTCTTGCCTCGGCCTTTGCGGCGGGACCGTGTCTGCTCATGGTGATCGCCCTTATCATGAAACAGGTCACCAAATTCGATGTCGGCCAGAAGGCTCAGGACAAGCTGGTGACCATCATCGGTTACGCGGCCTTATTGAACTTTTTCTTCCTGGGCTGTGAAATCTTTGTTGCCTATTACAGCCAGATTCCCGGTCATATGCACACCCTCGACTATCTGTTCTGGGGCCTGACCGATCACACCACCGGAGTGGTTTACAATAATCTGGTACCGTTCATGCGCGCCTCGGTTATCATGGGCTTTGCCGGTATCGGTCTCATTTTTGTCGCGCGGAGCAAAAAATCAGATGGTCTGCTGGCACTGTCCTGCATTCTGATATTTGTATCCTTCTGGATTGACAAGGGTCTCGGCCTCGTTCTCGGCGGCTTTGTGCCGAACGGACTTGAGCAGATAACCGAGTACATTCCGACCGCAGTCGAGCTCGGCATCACGGCGGGAATCTGGGCCACCGGCTTCCTGATTATCACCGTGCTGTACAAGGTCGCCATTTCCGTCAAGCTGGAAAACGAAAAAACCGCATAATTTTTTCGTGCGTCATACGGCTCATGCAGAGCGGAACAGGCCCCGGCCTGTTCCGCTCTTTTTTTTTCGTGATCACGACAATGATGTTGAATAAATGATCGTCTTGTTTCACTATAAAAAAGGGTTGACAAAAACAAAATAAATGATAACCTTTATCAAAAATTAATTAACATATTGAAGAGGTGGTCAAAATGGCATGTAAACCCCAGACAAAAAAAGAAATGACTGGTGAACTGAAAACAATCCTCACGGCCATGGCTGAAATTGCCGGGCCATGCGGCTGCAAGGATATCGCCGAAAAAACCGGCCTTGAAAGCAAGGCCATCAGTTGTCAATTGAAAAGTCTGAAGACAAATGGCTACATAGACAGCCCGGTCCGCTGCAAATATTCCATAACGGCCGAGGGAAAAGCGGCCTTATAAAACAGGATGAACCAACCATGAAGATTATTATCGAGAAAAACATTGTTGAGCTGGTTCCGGAAAACAAAGAAGAAACCTCTTCGCTGACGTCACTTTGGCGGATCATGATCGACTGCATGGGTGAAAACAAGATGCTGAATCCCATCGGCGAATATATCCCGGAAAAAAAGAATCTGGCCCGATTCGTCATTGAAGGCGTACCTGGCGGTATCACCGAACGAATTCACGGTGAAAGTGCGG includes these proteins:
- a CDS encoding cytochrome C; the encoded protein is MYDRGKIIPGLIIFVGLMLFAIFNNAGKKVEAPKLEKPVGYKECVKPIDYMKQSHMVLLNEWRDEVIREGKREMIEVEGKLYEKSLQNGCMHCHTSKKKFCDVCHTFASVYPYCWDCHVAPQADAALEEAK
- a CDS encoding 4Fe-4S ferredoxin, translating into MDSSRRKFLKIAGISAVAGVAAPSALNMLLNKNAQASSEAGHGAPAAAGHGGHGEAAPTGKRYGLVIDAGKFHENAGLAEKCIEACHSYHNVPDFGNKKDEIKWLWQEPFMNAFPEESHYKKDDRALSMKFLVTCNHCDNPPCVRACPTKATFKNEDGVVMMDFHRCIGCRFCMAACPYGSRSFNWRDPRGTLDGVPFIEKVNPLFPTRMRGVVEKCSFCAHRLAKGQLPLCVEATGDTKAMVFGDLNDPNSEVSQVLRSRFTIQRKPALGTKPSVFYII
- a CDS encoding menaquinol oxidoreductase yields the protein MLEKSLKGNLGYWAWVLLLLSIIGVGVICYVVQFNYGLGATGMSRDVTWGVYISQFTFLVGVAAGGLMLVLPYYLHHYKEFGRITILGEFMAIAAVAMCLLFIMADLGQPMRALNVVFHPTPNSMLFYDMIVLNGYLFLNIICGWVILHSEYKGIKYPKWVKPFIYISIPWAVSIHTVTAFLYCGLPGRHFWLTAILAPRFLASAFAAGPCLLMVIALIMKQVTKFDVGQKAQDKLVTIIGYAALLNFFFLGCEIFVAYYSQIPGHMHTLDYLFWGLTDHTTGVVYNNLVPFMRASVIMGFAGIGLIFVARSKKSDGLLALSCILIFVSFWIDKGLGLVLGGFVPNGLEQITEYIPTAVELGITAGIWATGFLIITVLYKVAISVKLENEKTA